From Agelaius phoeniceus isolate bAgePho1 chromosome 38, bAgePho1.hap1, whole genome shotgun sequence, the proteins below share one genomic window:
- the DPF2 gene encoding zinc finger protein ubi-d4 isoform X2 — protein sequence MAAVVQNVVKLLGEQYYRDAMEQCHSYNARLCAERSVRLPFLDSQTGVAQSNCYIWMEKRHRGPGLAAGQLYSYPARRWRKKRRAHPPEDPRLSFPSIKPDAEQALKKEGLLGQDGSSLEALLRTDPLEKRALPDPRMDDDSLGEFPVTNSRARKRILEPDDFLDDLDDEDYEEDTPKRRGKGKAKGKGVGGARKKLDAAILEDRDKPYACDICGKRYKNRPGLSYHYAHSHLAEEEGDDKDDSQPPTPVSQRSEEQKSKKGPDGLALPNNYCDFCLGDSKINKKTGQPEELVSCSDCGRSGHPSCLQFTPVMMAAVKTYRWQCIECKCCNICGTSENDDQLLFCDDCDRGYHMYCLTPPMSEPPEGSWSCHLCLDLLKEKASIYQNQNSS from the exons atggcggcggtGGTTCAGAATGTGGTCAAGCT GCTGGGCGAGCAGTACTACCGGGACGCCATGGAGCAGTGCCACAGCTACAACGCGCGGCTCTGCGCCGAGCGCAGCGTGCGCCTGCCCTTCCTGGACTCGCAGACCGGCGTGGCCCAGAGCAACTGCTACATCTGGATGGAGAAACGGCACCGCGGGCCCG GTTTGGCAGCCGGGCAGCTCTACTCGTACCCCGCGCGGCGCTGGCGCAAGAAACGCCGCGCCCACCCCCCGGAGGACCCCCGGCTCTCCTTCCCCTCCATCAAACCCG ACGCGGAGCAGGCCCTGAAGaaggaggggctgctggggcaggacgGGAGCAGCCTGGAGGCGCTGCTCAGGACGGATCCCCTGGAGAAGCGCGCCCTGCCCGACCCGCGCATGGACGACGACAGCCTGGGCGAGTTCCCGGTCACCAACAGCCGCGCGCGGAAG CGGATCCTGGAGCCGGACGATTTCCTGGACGATTTGGACGATGAGGATTACGAGGAGGACACGCCCAAGCGGAGGGGGAAGGGCAAGGCCAAG ggaaaaggcGTCGGGGGGGCTCGGAAGAAGCTGGACGCTGCCATCCTGGAGGACAGGGACAAGCCCTACGCCTGTGACA TCTGCGGGAAGCGCTACAAGAACCGCCCGGGGCTCAGCTACCACTACGCGCACTCGCACCTGGCCGAGGAGGAGGGCGACGACAAGGACGACTCGCAGCCGCCCACGCCCGTCTCCCAGCGCTCCGAGGAGcagaaat ccaaGAAGGGCCCCGATGGGTTGGCCCTTCCCAACAATTACTGCGACTTCTGCCTGGGGGACTCCAAGATCAACAAGAAGACGGGACAGCCCGAGGAGCTCGTGTCCTGCTCCGACTGCGGCCGCTCCG ggcacccGTCGTGCCTGCAGTTCACGCCGGTGATGATGGCGGCGGTGAAGACGTACCGCTGGCAGTGCATCGAGTGCAAGTGCTGCAACATCTGCGGCACCTCCGAGAACGAC GACCAGCTGCTGTTCTGCGACGACTGCGACCGCGGGTACCACATGTACTGCCTGACGCCGCCCATGTCCGAGCCCCCCGAGG ggagctggagctgccaccTCTGCCTGGACCTGCTCAAGGAGAAGGCGTCGATTTACCAGAACCAGAACAGCTCCTGA
- the DPF2 gene encoding zinc finger protein ubi-d4 isoform X1, with product MAAVVQNVVKLLGEQYYRDAMEQCHSYNARLCAERSVRLPFLDSQTGVAQSNCYIWMEKRHRGPGLAAGQLYSYPARRWRKKRRAHPPEDPRLSFPSIKPDAEQALKKEGLLGQDGSSLEALLRTDPLEKRALPDPRMDDDSLGEFPVTNSRARKRILEPDDFLDDLDDEDYEEDTPKRRGKGKAKGKGVGGARKKLDAAILEDRDKPYACDNSYKQKHSLKPPDRVCGKRYKNRPGLSYHYAHSHLAEEEGDDKDDSQPPTPVSQRSEEQKSKKGPDGLALPNNYCDFCLGDSKINKKTGQPEELVSCSDCGRSGHPSCLQFTPVMMAAVKTYRWQCIECKCCNICGTSENDDQLLFCDDCDRGYHMYCLTPPMSEPPEGSWSCHLCLDLLKEKASIYQNQNSS from the exons atggcggcggtGGTTCAGAATGTGGTCAAGCT GCTGGGCGAGCAGTACTACCGGGACGCCATGGAGCAGTGCCACAGCTACAACGCGCGGCTCTGCGCCGAGCGCAGCGTGCGCCTGCCCTTCCTGGACTCGCAGACCGGCGTGGCCCAGAGCAACTGCTACATCTGGATGGAGAAACGGCACCGCGGGCCCG GTTTGGCAGCCGGGCAGCTCTACTCGTACCCCGCGCGGCGCTGGCGCAAGAAACGCCGCGCCCACCCCCCGGAGGACCCCCGGCTCTCCTTCCCCTCCATCAAACCCG ACGCGGAGCAGGCCCTGAAGaaggaggggctgctggggcaggacgGGAGCAGCCTGGAGGCGCTGCTCAGGACGGATCCCCTGGAGAAGCGCGCCCTGCCCGACCCGCGCATGGACGACGACAGCCTGGGCGAGTTCCCGGTCACCAACAGCCGCGCGCGGAAG CGGATCCTGGAGCCGGACGATTTCCTGGACGATTTGGACGATGAGGATTACGAGGAGGACACGCCCAAGCGGAGGGGGAAGGGCAAGGCCAAG ggaaaaggcGTCGGGGGGGCTCGGAAGAAGCTGGACGCTGCCATCCTGGAGGACAGGGACAAGCCCTACGCCTGTGACA ACAGTTACAAACAAAAGCATTCCTTGAAACCTCCCGACCGAG TCTGCGGGAAGCGCTACAAGAACCGCCCGGGGCTCAGCTACCACTACGCGCACTCGCACCTGGCCGAGGAGGAGGGCGACGACAAGGACGACTCGCAGCCGCCCACGCCCGTCTCCCAGCGCTCCGAGGAGcagaaat ccaaGAAGGGCCCCGATGGGTTGGCCCTTCCCAACAATTACTGCGACTTCTGCCTGGGGGACTCCAAGATCAACAAGAAGACGGGACAGCCCGAGGAGCTCGTGTCCTGCTCCGACTGCGGCCGCTCCG ggcacccGTCGTGCCTGCAGTTCACGCCGGTGATGATGGCGGCGGTGAAGACGTACCGCTGGCAGTGCATCGAGTGCAAGTGCTGCAACATCTGCGGCACCTCCGAGAACGAC GACCAGCTGCTGTTCTGCGACGACTGCGACCGCGGGTACCACATGTACTGCCTGACGCCGCCCATGTCCGAGCCCCCCGAGG ggagctggagctgccaccTCTGCCTGGACCTGCTCAAGGAGAAGGCGTCGATTTACCAGAACCAGAACAGCTCCTGA
- the LOC143692297 gene encoding uncharacterized protein LOC143692297, with protein MDPPWSQRWEKRGAGAPVLEFGPKSRSLDQNPGVCTQIPELGPKFWSLRPNPGVCTQIPEFGPKSWSLHTNPGVCTPILEFAPQSRSWRPNPGACTQIPEFAPKSQSLHPNPGAGAPIPELAPKSWSLDPNPRVWTQIPEFPPQSRSLRPNPGVCAPNSAVSTPNPGVSTQISEFPPQIPEFGPKFQRFPPKSQSFHPKFCSFHLSPGVCTPIPEFAPKSQSLDPNPGVWTQIPEFPPQSRSLRPNPGVCAPNSAVSTPNPRVWTQIPIPLARPPRAQTGLERDFGVSLDEEKPKNSLERQRWGSGAHSLIHEEPGGGRNLPDSGVGNGKTDGFRWILGL; from the coding sequence ATGGACCCCCCTTGGAGCCAGCGATGGGAAAAACGCGGAGCTGGCGCCCCAGTCCTGGAGTTTGGACCCAAATCCCGGAGTTTGGACCAAAATCCTGGAGTTTGCACCCAAATCCCAGAGCTTGGACCCAAATTCTGGAGTTTGCGCCCCAATCCCGGAGTTTGCACCCAAATCCCAGAGTTTGGACCAAAATCCTGGAGTTTGCACACAAATCCCGGAGTTTGCACCCCAATCCTGGAGTTTGCACCCCAATCCCGGAGCTGGCGCCCCAATCCTGGAGCTTGCACCCAAATCCCAGAGTTTGCACCCAAATCCCAGAGTTTGCACCCCAATCCCGGAGCTGGTGCCCCAATCCCGGAGCTTGCGCCCAAATCCTGGAGTTTGGACCCAAATCCCAGAGTTTGGACCCAAATCCCGGAGTTTCCACCCCAATCCCGGAGTTTGCGCCCAAATCCCGGAGTTTGCGCCCCAAATTCTGCAgtttccaccccaaatcccggagtttccacccaaatctcagagtttccaccccaaatcccagagttTGGACCCAAATTCCAGAGGTTCCCCCCTAAATCCCAGAGCTTCCACCCCAAATTCTGCAGTTTCCACCTCAGTCCTGGAGTTTGCACCCCAATCCCGGAGTTTGCACCCAAATCCCAGAGTTTGGACCCAAATCCCGGAGTTTGGACCCAAATCCCGGAGTTTCCACCCCAATCCCGGAGTTTGCGCCCAAATCCTGGAGTTTGCGCCCCAAATTCTGCAgtttccaccccaaatcccagagttTGGACCCAAATCCCAATTCCTCTGGCTCGTCCTCCCCGTGCCCAAACGGGGCtggaaagggattttggggtgtccttggatgaggaaaaacccaaaaattccctgGAAAGGCAGCGCTGGGGAAGTGGAGCCCATTCCCTGATCCACGAGGAGCCGGGTGGAGGCAGAAACCTCCCAGATTCCggggtgggaaatgggaaaaccGATGGATTCCGATGGATTCtggggctctga